The following proteins come from a genomic window of Desmospora profundinema:
- a CDS encoding arginase family protein: MKDNWIGKVDEHTWEKFHSDPLPGWGSRYSTIFNVEHGKFNETFSHGDTAVASIPFDSTASTRIGARYGPRAIRESSLAYSEQVKSWGVDRFRHMRTGELLKSSPTKLVDFGDCHVYPTDPLKQMRATAAEVYYLSNHFQRIVLLGGDHSISFGCFYGFASQRQQIGLGKIGYLQIDHHFDFGSHSVLHGPVYHGSNARRISEHDLVSLDMMAFVGVGDLTSAKQYENLLRSGVIIKSMGDIRREGFESCLRSAMDKLTEKVDCLYVSIDIDVCDSSVASGTGHVTVGGLRSEEFLTIASVLRDYPVAALDIVEVSPHLDQSGVTAYLAARLLFEWLYLDGV, encoded by the coding sequence ATGAAAGACAATTGGATCGGAAAGGTGGATGAGCATACATGGGAAAAATTTCATTCAGACCCATTACCCGGTTGGGGCAGCCGTTATTCTACGATTTTTAATGTTGAGCATGGAAAGTTTAATGAAACATTTTCGCACGGCGATACTGCTGTGGCTTCCATTCCCTTTGACAGCACAGCTTCGACTCGGATCGGTGCTCGTTACGGCCCGCGTGCCATTCGAGAATCTAGTTTGGCATACTCCGAACAGGTAAAAAGTTGGGGGGTTGATCGTTTCAGGCATATGCGCACTGGAGAACTGCTTAAAAGTTCCCCCACAAAGTTGGTGGACTTCGGCGATTGTCATGTTTATCCAACAGATCCACTAAAACAAATGAGAGCGACTGCGGCTGAAGTTTATTACTTATCCAATCATTTTCAGCGGATCGTATTACTGGGTGGAGATCATTCCATATCATTTGGCTGTTTTTACGGATTTGCATCTCAACGCCAACAAATCGGGTTGGGAAAAATTGGGTATTTACAAATTGATCATCATTTTGATTTTGGCTCTCATTCTGTCTTGCATGGGCCGGTTTATCATGGTTCAAATGCCCGGCGTATATCAGAACATGACTTGGTTTCACTTGATATGATGGCGTTTGTTGGAGTTGGAGATCTCACTTCCGCTAAACAGTATGAAAATCTCTTGCGTTCTGGGGTTATTATAAAATCCATGGGAGATATACGAAGGGAGGGATTTGAGTCGTGCTTACGATCAGCAATGGATAAGTTGACGGAAAAGGTGGATTGTTTGTATGTATCGATTGATATTGATGTTTGCGATTCGTCAGTTGCATCAGGCACGGGGCATGTTACTGTAGGGGGATTACGTTCCGAGGAATTCTTGACAATCGCTTCTGTCTTGCGTGATTACCCTGTGGCTGCTTTAGATATAGTAGAAGTGTCACCTCATTTAGACCAGAGTGGAGTGACTGCTTATCTAGCGGCACGTCTCTTATTTGAATGGTTGTATCTGGACGGTGTGTAG
- a CDS encoding phosphotransferase family protein has translation MVKEQMRLVERVLCTHYSDWGVGSLKIIGSGLDFVVCRADSEQWGWIAIRIPRTRFIYNENDETVDSRNLLKLELFISRYMRKYSIPVPEVYHLHIDDKIDFLVSSFIENDQSKPNSVEMGKLVASIHQVPLIHIPYTIDNTPFQQSLVNRILRRSAVIRKHSGITVRLPNLHDLKRSLKNVSRMSILHMDIRPDNLLTYNNQMMGIVDWSNVLIGDPALEIARIAEYGLLTEEFLEGYGSSPLKEIPPVLEWIYRMDTAVMLAIVFLSEAPDPNQAKKQLNRVEELNQSYPK, from the coding sequence ATGGTAAAGGAGCAAATGAGACTTGTCGAAAGAGTCCTATGTACCCACTATTCAGATTGGGGTGTGGGGTCCCTCAAGATTATCGGATCGGGATTAGACTTTGTTGTTTGTCGTGCAGATTCGGAACAGTGGGGATGGATTGCCATTCGTATACCGCGTACCCGTTTTATTTACAATGAGAATGATGAAACAGTTGATTCTAGGAACTTGCTAAAATTAGAGCTTTTTATTTCTCGCTATATGAGAAAATACTCCATTCCGGTTCCGGAAGTTTACCATTTACACATTGATGATAAAATCGATTTTCTTGTGTCCTCTTTTATTGAAAATGATCAAAGTAAACCCAACAGCGTTGAAATGGGAAAATTAGTTGCTTCTATTCATCAAGTTCCATTGATCCATATTCCATATACGATCGATAATACTCCTTTCCAACAGAGTCTTGTCAATCGTATTTTGCGTCGGTCAGCAGTGATTAGAAAGCATTCTGGTATCACTGTTAGGCTTCCAAATTTGCATGATTTAAAGCGAAGCCTTAAAAATGTAAGCCGAATGTCCATATTGCATATGGATATTCGGCCTGACAATCTATTAACATACAATAATCAAATGATGGGTATAGTGGATTGGTCCAACGTGTTAATTGGAGATCCTGCCTTGGAGATTGCACGAATTGCAGAGTATGGTTTGTTAACCGAAGAGTTTTTAGAAGGATATGGGAGTAGTCCTTTAAAAGAAATCCCACCCGTTTTAGAGTGGATATACCGGATGGATACAGCAGTGATGCTGGCCATTGTGTTTTTATCGGAAGCACCGGATCCCAATCAGGCAAAGAAGCAATTAAACCGTGTAGAAGAACTGAATCAATCCTATCCAAAATGA